A section of the Ornithinimicrobium sufpigmenti genome encodes:
- a CDS encoding glycerol-3-phosphate dehydrogenase/oxidase, with the protein MQPRALTGRSRDEALRILRESAAGGEPVDVLVVGGGVTGAGVALDATTRGLTTVLVEAEDWGAGTSQWSTKLVHGGLRYLQMLDFKLVHEALTERGLLLNTLAPHLVKPMPFLIPLEHRLWQRAYYGAGVTLYDVLANLMPGRRALPIHQHRTRAGLQREFPALRHRTAIGAVKYWDATVDDARLVATLVRTAHSYGAHPASRTRVTELVKDEDGRVVGARLLDRESGEELECRARHVVAAAGVWTDDVPKLADVEGGLRVLASKGVHLVVPREKIDGSSGLFLQTERSVLFFIPWARYWIIGTTDTPWGLDRRNPVATAADVDYLLEQANAVLTTRLTRDDLVGWYAGLRPLLQPGTREGTDSAKVSREHTVASPAPGLTVIGGGKLTTYRVMAKDAVDFALADEPGALGSITDQIPLVGAVGETAMRRRMPALRRQFGWSEQLTDHLLHRYGSLIEELLELIEEDPSLARPLQHAPAYLRAEIAYACISEGVLHLEDLLMRRTRLVYEAPDQGRSAVPEIAEIAEQWLGWDHDRLAHEIEAYTGWVRGVCAAAEEDTDEAALAAFHAEQGAETTQSRR; encoded by the coding sequence ATGCAGCCACGCGCGCTGACCGGCCGCAGCCGGGACGAGGCCCTGCGCATCCTGCGGGAGAGCGCGGCGGGCGGCGAGCCGGTCGACGTGCTCGTCGTCGGCGGCGGGGTGACCGGCGCGGGGGTCGCGCTCGACGCCACGACGCGGGGCCTGACCACCGTGCTGGTCGAGGCGGAGGACTGGGGCGCGGGCACCTCGCAGTGGTCCACCAAGCTGGTGCACGGGGGCTTGCGCTACCTGCAGATGCTCGACTTCAAGCTGGTGCACGAGGCGCTGACCGAGCGCGGCCTGCTGCTCAACACGCTGGCCCCGCACCTGGTCAAGCCGATGCCCTTTCTCATCCCGCTGGAACACCGGCTGTGGCAGCGCGCCTACTACGGGGCCGGTGTCACCCTCTACGACGTGCTGGCCAACCTCATGCCGGGCCGGCGGGCCCTGCCCATCCACCAGCACCGCACCCGCGCGGGGCTGCAGCGCGAGTTCCCGGCCCTGCGCCACCGCACCGCGATCGGGGCGGTGAAGTACTGGGACGCCACCGTCGACGACGCCCGCCTGGTCGCCACGCTCGTGCGCACCGCCCACTCCTACGGTGCCCACCCCGCCAGCCGGACCCGCGTGACCGAGCTGGTCAAGGACGAGGACGGCCGGGTCGTGGGCGCCCGGCTGCTGGACCGGGAGTCGGGCGAGGAGCTGGAGTGCCGCGCCCGGCACGTCGTGGCCGCCGCCGGCGTCTGGACCGACGACGTCCCGAAGCTCGCGGACGTCGAGGGCGGGCTGCGGGTGCTGGCCTCCAAGGGTGTCCATCTCGTCGTGCCGAGGGAGAAGATCGACGGCTCCAGCGGGCTGTTCCTGCAGACGGAGCGCTCGGTGCTCTTCTTCATCCCCTGGGCCCGGTACTGGATCATCGGCACGACCGACACCCCGTGGGGTCTGGACCGCCGCAACCCCGTGGCCACCGCCGCCGACGTCGACTACCTGCTCGAGCAGGCGAACGCCGTGCTGACCACCCGGCTCACCCGGGACGACCTGGTCGGCTGGTATGCCGGGCTGCGTCCGCTGCTGCAGCCGGGCACCAGGGAGGGGACGGACTCGGCGAAGGTGAGCCGGGAGCACACGGTGGCCAGCCCGGCGCCGGGCCTCACCGTCATCGGCGGCGGCAAGCTGACCACCTACCGCGTCATGGCCAAGGACGCCGTGGACTTCGCGCTGGCCGACGAGCCCGGGGCGCTGGGCAGCATCACCGACCAGATCCCGCTGGTGGGAGCCGTCGGGGAGACGGCGATGCGCCGCCGCATGCCTGCGCTGCGACGCCAGTTCGGCTGGAGCGAGCAGCTGACCGACCACCTGCTGCACCGCTACGGCTCGCTGATCGAGGAGCTGCTCGAGCTCATCGAGGAAGACCCCTCGCTCGCCCGCCCGCTGCAGCACGCCCCGGCCTACCTGCGGGCCGAGATCGCCTACGCCTGCATCAGCGAGGGGGTCCTGCACCTGGAGGACCTGCTCATGCGGCGCACCCGGCTCGTCTACGAGGCACCCGACCAGGGCCGTTCCGCCGTGCCGGAGATCGCCGAGATCGCGGAGCAGTGGCTGGGGTGGGACCACGACCGTCTCGCGCACGAGATCGAGGCCTACACGGGGTGGGTCCGCGGTGTGTGCGCCGCGGCCGA
- a CDS encoding DUF4081 domain-containing GNAT family N-acetyltransferase — MLRSLGPVRAYGPADVERALEICAQDPVNNVFVAARILESGLVGTRGPLFAYTSGEDQALVWCSANVVPVQASPKAMGALAAKVVKRRATASSVFGPADQVLDLWGRLERHWGQPREVRARQLVMTTRIPPSTAGMPVDPAVRVATMDDLDLLVPAAAAMFTEEIGYPPYRGNGTAYRRGVAALVEQGHSLVRVEDGQVVFKADLGSVALGVAQVQGVWVHPDRRGEGLAAPAMAAVVEHTIAHVAPVVTLYVNDFNERAVATYRRVGMEQTGTFATVLL; from the coding sequence ATGCTGCGCAGCCTGGGTCCGGTGCGGGCCTACGGGCCGGCAGACGTCGAGCGCGCCCTGGAGATCTGTGCGCAGGACCCCGTCAACAACGTCTTCGTGGCCGCGCGGATCCTGGAGTCCGGTCTGGTCGGCACCCGCGGCCCGCTCTTCGCCTACACCTCCGGGGAGGACCAGGCGCTGGTGTGGTGCTCGGCCAACGTGGTGCCGGTCCAGGCGAGCCCCAAGGCGATGGGGGCGCTGGCGGCCAAGGTGGTCAAGCGCCGGGCGACCGCCAGCTCGGTCTTCGGCCCGGCCGACCAGGTGCTGGACCTGTGGGGCCGGCTCGAGCGGCACTGGGGCCAGCCGCGGGAGGTGCGGGCCAGGCAGCTGGTGATGACCACCAGGATCCCGCCCTCGACGGCGGGCATGCCCGTGGACCCGGCCGTGCGGGTGGCGACGATGGACGACCTGGACCTGCTGGTGCCCGCGGCGGCAGCGATGTTCACCGAGGAGATCGGCTACCCCCCTTACCGCGGCAACGGCACGGCATACCGCCGAGGCGTGGCCGCCCTGGTCGAGCAGGGCCACTCCCTCGTCCGCGTCGAGGACGGCCAGGTCGTCTTCAAGGCCGACCTCGGCTCCGTCGCCCTCGGCGTGGCCCAGGTGCAGGGCGTCTGGGTGCACCCGGACCGGCGGGGAGAGGGGCTGGCGGCCCCGGCGATGGCGGCCGTGGTCGAGCACACCATCGCCCACGTCGCGCCGGTGGTGACCCTCTACGTCAACGACTTCAACGAGCGCGCGGTCGCCACCTACCGGCGGGTCGGTATGGAGCAGACCGGCACCTTCGCCACCGTCCTGCTCTAG